AGTAATCCTGCTGGTCTTTGATGCTCtgctttaacttgttgacatgttaAACATTTCGCCACAAATATAACTACATCCTTTTTCATACCAGGCCACCAATACAATGCTTTCAGGTCATGGTACATTTTAGTGGTCCCGGGGTGAACTGAATAaggtgtagtatgagcttcttccaatatccccttcttgagctcatcattatcgggcacataaattcgtcccttgaaccgaattaatcccgtgtctgatatttcataatctttggcgttactattcaaaatttcttgctttagttcactgagcttttgatctgtcgtctgcccctccttaattctttctaacaaagtTGATTGAAGTGTGACCTTTGCAAGTTGCCCTGTGATAAACTCTATACTAGCTCGTTCCATGTCTTCTACTAATTCCCTTGATACTCTTTGTAAAAGTGGAAACTAGTCCGGGACCTCTACGGCTGAGTGCATCGGctaccacattggctttaccaGGATGGTACATTATCTCACGGTCGTAGTCTTTGACCAATTCCAACCACCTCCTTTGCCTCATGTTTAACTccctctgggtgaaaaagtactttaaactcttatgatcagtgtagatttcacacttcactccatagagataatgacaccaaatttttagtgcaaaaactaCTGCAGCTAATTCTAAGTCATGTGTCGGGTATCTCTGTTCTTATTCTTTTAATTGTCTTGAAGCGTAAGCAATTACCTTTCCTTCTTGCATTAGAACACAACCcaacccttgtttggatgcatgACAATATACCGCAAATTGTCCCTCTTCTGTTGGTAAACTGAGGATTGGTGCCGAAATAAGTCGACTCTTCAACTCGTGGAAGCTTTGCTCACATTTATCTAACTaggaaaattttagattcttcctagttaattctgttaagggtgtggctatttttgagaacccctcaacaaaccttctataatagcctgctaaacccaaaaagcttcgaacctCTGAGGCGGTCTTTGGTCTAGGCCATTCTTTCACTGCAGCAACCTTGGCAGGATCTACTTTTATTCCCCCGTTGGTGACAATGTGGCCCAAAAATGcaacctcagacaaccagaactcacattttttgTACTTGGCGTACAATTGATGTTCTCTTAGTCGCTGCAAGGTCATGCATAAGTGCTCCTCATGTTCCTCCTCTGTCTTAGAATAAATCAATATATCATCTATGAATACAATGACAAACTGATCCAGATATTCCTTGAAGATTCGGTTCATGAGGTCCATAAAAGCTGCTGGGGCATTTGTAAGTCCAAATAATATCACCATGAACTCATAATGCCCGTATCTTGTTCTGAAGGCTGTCTTTGGTATGTCTTCATTTTtgattctcagctgatgatatcCTGAAcaaagatcaatcttagaaaacacCTTTTTCCCTTAAAGCTGGTCAAACAGGTCGTCAATCCTCGGTAATGGGTATCGATTCTTTATAGTCACCTTGTTCAGTTCTCGGTAGTCTATGCACATTATCATAGTACCgtctttctttttaacaaatagAACTGGTGCGCCCCACGGAGAGTAGCTAGGTTTGATAAACCCTAACTTAAGCAATTCTTCAAACTCTATTTTGAGTTCTTTCAATTCAGATGGTGCCATTCTATATGGTGCGCGGGAAACTGGTGCTGTCCCGGGCACTAATTCTATCACAAACTCAATTTCTCTGTGTGGTGGTAATCCGGGTAACTCCTCTAGAAACACATCAAGGAACTCAGCGACTACCCATGTTTCCTCCGgctttctttctattttcttggtgtcatcaaccacattaactagataccctaagcacccacgctGCAAAAGTTGCCCAGCCTTCATTGCTGAAATAATAGGGGTGCGAGGTTTCTTTCCTACCCCCTGAACTCGAATGTCTCTCCATCTTCTGGTGTGAAAACAACTTTCTTTTGCTTGCAGTCAATTGATGCTCCATATTTGGTAAGAAAATCCATGCCCAAGAttacatcaaaatcaaataaatctaatacaatcaGGTCTACAAATAATTCCCTACCATCTATCCTAACAGGTATACCCCTAAGCCAATTTCTAGAGATTACAACCTCCCCAGATGGTAACATGGTCCCAAACCCCATAGTAAATAATTCACTTGgtgcatttatatgattaaCAATTGTACTAGCAATAAAAGAATGAGTTgcaccagaatcaaacaaaacttTACAAGTGGTGTTGGCCATAGGAATCTGACCTGATACAACCGAAGGACTGGCCTCAGCTTCTGCTTGAGTGATGGAAAAAACTCTGGTTGGGACATACTTGTCGTCTTTCTTGGGTTCTGCTTTGTTCCCAGTCTGTCCCCACAGTGGGCAATTCCGTTTGATATGTCCTTCCTTTCCACATTTGTAGCATGCTTTTGCGCGACACTCGTCGAGATGACGTTTGGTACATTTAGGGCATTCTGGAATGTTTCGCCCACTGCTGCCATTAAATCGTTCGTCGTTAACAGTTTTGTACCTCTTGTCTTGACCTGAATGCATGGACTAGTCCTGTCCCCGTTTCTTGTGGTCATTAGAATTGGCTCCACCTTTCTTAGATTCTCTCCTAGtagcattttccttccaaattttgttttcaCTTCGCTCCGCCGTAAGAGCCATTTCGACAACTTGAGCATAACTAAATTGACCCCTTGACACAATTTCCACATCTCGAGCAACCATTGGTTTCAGGCCTTCCACAAATCGATGTGCTCGCACTCTATCAGTAGGTACCAGATCTGGAGCGAACTTCACCAATCTAtcaaatttttgtgcatactcagtCACAGTAAGGCTCCCTTGGACTAATCCAGTAAATTCATCGACCTTCCTTGCTAGAACTGCTGAGTTATAATATTTCTCATTAAAAATCTTTTTGAAACCATCCCAGTTCATGGTATCTACATCCTTtgtttgttccaccacctcccacCAGATACGAGCATCTTTCCTCAGCATGTATGATGCACACTTCACTCGGTCATTCCCATCGACCCTTAGAATCTGCAAAATGCTTTCTCTGCGACTTATCCACTCTTCAGCCACCACTGGGTCTATGCCTCCTTCAAACTCAGGTGGATGTTGTTTTTGAAATCTCTCTGCTAACATCTCATGTCTAGCCTCTGTAGCAGGATATACCACTGCAGCTGGTGGGTCTCTATTTTTTGCATCCTGCCTTATTTGGACTGGCGGCTCCGGTTGACGTCTCAACTGACGAAGTTCTTCATCCTGCCTATGAATGATTCCTTCCAGTGCGGGAAGGCTCTCTTCCCATCCCTGAGGTGCTTGAGGTGGTTCAGTGATCCCTCAATAATCTTGGTCTCTATCTcggccttggccttggcctcgaCCTCAACCTCGACCCCGACCCAATCTAACTGACCTTCTAGGAGGCATTTCTAATCTCCTAAACCACACAGACCAAAACACATCTAGAAGAATCATTTTTATCATCAATTTTACATGAAAAGAATGTTACACTCCCGCATGCAGAAATTTAAGGCAacttaattataagtaataaccacttacagtacagtgagtcgagTTCGTCTCATGGCGttgaactttacatgttagggctaaccacattctttaggatcgtattgctctgataccatattgtaacaccctgatttcccgagatgtcacatagaATAGTCcatataaaacaatttaataagataaagacaataaaatacttctttattgaaaaatatctaagcatgagatctcattgtttaaaacaaaatacttttagtaccgtaaacttaaataagaattagTTAAATCAAAATAACGGTTTCACAATGTTTAGcatttaaaaacattaaaagcaagATACTAggccagccccctaacatgcaGACCACGCCTCAAGCTCTTCAATCTCACTgattagccttacccttacctgcacacagagtacccatgagctaacgcccagtaagaagagctatgtaggacataaccctcctaactagatACTTGACATAATCACTCTTAATATTAATCAACAATAATTCACATTCCGTAGATACATTCACAAtgcatgttgttctcacatgcataaatcaagtctcataccgcacattatactcacgtacgataatcaactatgcactcatgttgatcagacatgaggtaacatgccctgccttgtgttattctcacacttggcatccaacagggaaattaattaccataagttgtactcacccatgataaaattataacctgcaagtgttatgctcacacaagcagcaagaccctaatattaatctcatgctaacgatgctcacaaaatgtaaggaaatcacaacacaatcaaattaaatagcaaaccaacccaagttgaATGCATAACATACATCCTGTGCAAAGATGTCCACtattcttacctcagttgctaagaccatacttgctacctcgagcacctcaacgaatttccttgttgagaataAGATCCTC
This Cannabis sativa cultivar Pink pepper isolate KNU-18-1 chromosome 6, ASM2916894v1, whole genome shotgun sequence DNA region includes the following protein-coding sequences:
- the LOC133039308 gene encoding uncharacterized protein LOC133039308 produces the protein MHSGQDKRYKTVNDERFNGSSGRNIPECPKCTKRHLDECRAKACYKCGKEGHIKRNCPLWGQTGNKAEPKKDDKYVPTRVFSITQAEAEASPSVVSGQIPMANTTCKVLFDSGATHSFIASTIVNHINAPSELFTMGFGTMLPSGEVVISRNWLRGIPVRIDGRELFVDLIVLDLFDFDVILGMDFLTKYGASIDCKQKKVVFTPEDGETFEFRG
- the LOC133039309 gene encoding uncharacterized protein LOC133039309; its protein translation is MVLATEVRVRLISEIEELEAWSAYVFWSVWFRRLEMPPRRSGWEESLPALEGIIHRQDEELRQLRRQPEPPVQIRQDAKNRDPPAAVVYPATEARHEMLAERFQKQHPPEFEGGIDPVVAEEWISRRESILQILRVDGNDRVKCASYMLRKDARIWWEVVEQTKDVDTMNWDGFKKIFNEKYYNSAVLARKVDEFTGLVQGSLTVTEYAQKFDRLVKFAPDLVPTDRVRAHRFVEGLKPMVARDVEIVSRGQFSYAQVVEMALTAERSENKIWKENATRRESKKGGANSNDHKKRGQD